One Azoarcus sp. DN11 DNA segment encodes these proteins:
- a CDS encoding response regulator encodes MNSGTETRSPADEARFRMLFEDARHAIVLLENGRFVTANRAALELLRVGSLDLLRGRSPADISPPCQPDGESSAVRAEEMSRRALADGGGRFEWEHLRGDGTLVEVDVLVTVIRDGERALLHSVLTDITAQKQAQRELAGYRERLEALVAERTAELAALSASLREANAEQQAILDTATSGIALIKERVLIRCNRRLHEMFGWPSGGLVGQRTAVWYRDEAAHAAGGDPVYAAIWRGESHRREQQLMRRDGTLFWARLTGTAVDPADRARGSVWVIDDISAERDAIERVENARALAEDAARIKSDFLANMSHEIRTPMNAIIGMTYLALRTQLDARQRDYLEKIQASSQHLLGIINDVLDFSKIEAGKLVIERIDFDLEKTVADVGAQIVEKTNAKGLELVIDVAADVPGRLVGDPLRISQILLNYANNAVKFTDRGEIVMRIRREQVEEGDVVLRFEVRDTGIGIDDELRDRLFRSFEQADTSTTRKYGGTGLGLAINKRLARMMGGSVGVDSRPGAGSTFWFTCRLGIGRSEGHLLMPAPDLRGLRALVADDNRSSREVLAEMMRGMTFHVLAVDCGQAAVAEVERAVRGGEPYDIVLLDWQMPGLDGVAAARAIGGLGLSRLPVRIVVTAYGREDVARTAVGGGVDDVLLKPVTASALFDTAIRLLDGARRPVRPPAAAGETPSDLAAIRGARLLLVEDNELNQEVASELLRAAGFRVDVAANGAQAVQCVRQGGYDLVLMDMQMPVMDGVAATREIRRLPGAAALPVVAMTANAMAGDRDQCIAAGMNDHLAKPIDPERLWAALMRWISPRNVAAAGAPGGSSAAAPGAALARLRQVPGLDPDLGVRRLMGKEDFYLSLLRKFVAGYGDFTLRLDAALAGGDHAAAERLAHSLKGIAGQIGAVAIQEAAAELERDLREGAPPAALGEARARGARALADLLGALSKELPAPDGPPQTQ; translated from the coding sequence ATGAATAGCGGCACCGAAACCCGTTCCCCTGCCGACGAGGCGCGTTTTCGCATGCTGTTCGAGGATGCTCGCCATGCGATCGTGCTCCTCGAGAATGGCCGTTTCGTGACTGCCAACCGCGCGGCACTGGAGCTGCTGCGCGTCGGCAGCCTCGACCTCCTCCGCGGCCGCAGCCCCGCCGATATCTCGCCGCCATGCCAGCCCGACGGGGAGTCTTCGGCGGTGCGGGCGGAGGAGATGTCCCGCCGGGCGCTGGCCGACGGCGGCGGGCGCTTCGAGTGGGAACACCTGCGCGGCGACGGCACGCTGGTCGAGGTCGACGTCCTCGTCACCGTGATCCGCGACGGGGAGCGTGCGCTGCTGCATTCGGTGCTGACCGATATTACGGCGCAGAAGCAGGCGCAACGGGAGTTGGCGGGGTACCGCGAGCGGCTGGAAGCCCTCGTTGCCGAGCGCACGGCCGAACTGGCTGCACTCAGCGCCTCGCTGCGCGAAGCCAACGCCGAGCAGCAGGCGATCCTCGACACCGCCACTTCGGGCATCGCGCTGATCAAGGAGCGCGTGCTGATCCGCTGCAACCGGCGCCTGCACGAGATGTTCGGCTGGCCGTCGGGTGGGCTCGTCGGCCAGCGCACGGCAGTCTGGTATCGCGATGAAGCCGCGCACGCGGCGGGTGGCGACCCGGTGTATGCCGCGATCTGGCGCGGCGAGTCGCATCGGCGCGAGCAGCAGCTCATGCGACGCGACGGCACGCTGTTCTGGGCTCGGCTGACGGGTACGGCGGTGGATCCGGCGGACCGCGCCAGGGGCTCCGTGTGGGTGATCGACGACATCTCCGCCGAGCGCGACGCCATCGAGCGGGTGGAGAACGCCCGTGCGCTCGCCGAGGACGCCGCGCGCATCAAGTCGGATTTCCTCGCCAACATGAGCCACGAGATCCGCACGCCGATGAATGCCATCATCGGCATGACCTACCTCGCCCTGCGCACGCAGCTCGATGCGCGCCAGCGCGACTACCTGGAGAAGATCCAGGCCTCGAGCCAGCACCTGCTCGGCATCATCAACGACGTGCTCGATTTCTCCAAGATCGAGGCCGGCAAGCTGGTCATCGAGCGCATCGACTTCGACCTCGAGAAGACGGTCGCGGACGTCGGCGCCCAGATCGTCGAGAAGACCAACGCGAAGGGGCTCGAGCTGGTCATCGACGTGGCGGCCGACGTGCCCGGGCGGCTGGTCGGCGATCCCCTGCGCATCAGCCAGATCCTGCTCAACTACGCCAACAACGCGGTCAAGTTCACCGACCGGGGCGAGATCGTCATGCGCATCCGGCGCGAGCAGGTCGAGGAGGGCGACGTCGTCCTGCGCTTCGAGGTGCGCGATACCGGCATCGGCATCGACGACGAGCTGCGCGACCGGCTGTTCCGCAGCTTCGAGCAGGCGGATACGTCGACGACGCGCAAGTACGGCGGCACCGGACTGGGGCTCGCGATCAACAAGCGGCTGGCCCGGATGATGGGCGGCAGCGTCGGCGTCGACAGCCGGCCCGGTGCCGGCTCCACCTTCTGGTTCACCTGCCGCCTGGGCATCGGCCGCAGCGAGGGTCATCTGCTCATGCCGGCCCCGGACCTGCGCGGGCTGCGCGCCCTGGTTGCTGACGACAATCGCAGCTCGCGCGAAGTGCTCGCTGAGATGATGCGCGGCATGACTTTTCACGTGCTCGCGGTCGATTGCGGGCAGGCAGCCGTTGCCGAAGTCGAGCGCGCGGTGCGCGGTGGCGAACCCTACGACATCGTCCTGCTCGACTGGCAGATGCCCGGGCTCGATGGCGTGGCCGCCGCGCGCGCGATCGGCGGGCTGGGCCTGTCGCGGCTGCCCGTGCGCATCGTCGTCACGGCATACGGGCGCGAGGACGTCGCGCGCACTGCCGTGGGGGGCGGCGTCGATGACGTGCTGCTGAAGCCGGTTACCGCATCGGCGCTGTTCGACACCGCGATCCGCCTGCTCGACGGCGCCCGACGCCCCGTCCGGCCGCCGGCTGCCGCCGGCGAAACTCCGTCTGATCTCGCCGCCATCCGCGGCGCCCGCCTGCTGCTCGTCGAGGACAACGAGCTCAACCAGGAAGTCGCGAGTGAGCTCCTCCGCGCCGCGGGCTTTCGTGTCGACGTCGCCGCGAACGGCGCGCAAGCGGTGCAGTGCGTGCGGCAGGGCGGCTACGATCTCGTCCTGATGGACATGCAGATGCCGGTGATGGACGGCGTGGCCGCGACGCGCGAGATTCGCAGGCTGCCCGGCGCCGCCGCCCTGCCCGTCGTCGCGATGACCGCCAACGCGATGGCGGGCGACCGCGATCAGTGCATCGCGGCAGGGATGAACGATCATCTCGCCAAGCCGATCGACCCCGAGCGGCTGTGGGCGGCGCTGATGCGCTGGATCTCGCCACGGAATGTCGCGGCCGCAGGCGCGCCCGGCGGGTCATCCGCTGCGGCACCGGGCGCGGCCCTGGCGCGGCTCAGGCAGGTTCCCGGCCTCGACCCCGATCTGGGCGTGCGGCGGCTGATGGGAAAGGAAGACTTCTACCTCTCGCTGCTGCGCAAGTTCGTCGCCGGTTATGGCGATTTCACACTACGCCTGGACGCGGCCCTCGCAGGCGGCGACCATGCCGCAGCCGAGCGGCTCGCGCACTCGCTGAAAGGCATTGCCGGGCAGATCGGAGCCGTGGCCATTCAGGAGGCTGCGGCAGAGCTCGAGCGAGACCTTCGCGAAGGCGCGCCGCCTGCCGCGCTCGGCGAGGCTCGTGCCCGCGGTGCACGCGCGCTCGCAGATCTGCTCGGCGCACTGTCGAAGGAGTTGCCGGCGCCCGATGGGCCGCCGCAAACGCAATAG
- a CDS encoding TlpA disulfide reductase family protein, which produces MMKKAFVSLALCLAAFAAPALATPGEVPEGGTLREAPMQGLTAGSRLLGDFRGKPLIINVWASYCPPCLAEMGSLERLSKRYGKQFNVIGVSIDDYPERAQAFLTQAKTSFPHFIDRQLALENMLGANRIPLTLLVDADGKVLHKVVGAKEWDSPETVETIRKAFGLRM; this is translated from the coding sequence ATGATGAAGAAAGCCTTCGTTTCCCTCGCCCTCTGCCTTGCCGCCTTTGCTGCGCCCGCGCTCGCCACGCCCGGGGAAGTGCCCGAAGGCGGCACCCTGCGCGAGGCGCCGATGCAGGGTCTCACCGCCGGTTCGCGCCTGCTCGGCGACTTTCGCGGCAAGCCGCTGATCATCAACGTGTGGGCGAGCTACTGCCCGCCCTGCCTCGCCGAGATGGGTTCGCTGGAGCGCCTGTCGAAGCGCTACGGCAAGCAGTTCAACGTCATCGGGGTCTCGATCGACGACTACCCCGAGCGCGCGCAGGCCTTCCTGACCCAGGCGAAGACGAGCTTCCCTCATTTCATCGACCGCCAGCTCGCGCTCGAAAACATGCTCGGCGCCAACCGCATTCCGCTCACCCTGCTGGTCGACGCCGACGGAAAGGTGCTGCACAAAGTGGTCGGTGCCAAGGAATGGGACAGCCCAGAAACCGTCGAGACGATTCGCAAGGCCTTCGGTTTGCGCATGTAG
- a CDS encoding DUF47 family protein, whose amino-acid sequence MFSRFMPREGQFFTLFNAHADEIVAGATALVVLMKAVGKDATAAAKATADIDEIETRADKLNHDVMALMHSTFITPLDRDEIHQLISRMDDVLDTIQDVAETVALYDIADATEDALRIAELSLSCAESVRSAVVLLSNMDNGREILRICHEIDGFEADADRVLRKALSQLFREEPDVRVVIKMKGVYELLESVTDRCKDVAKILESVVLENS is encoded by the coding sequence ATGTTCTCCCGCTTCATGCCCCGTGAGGGACAGTTCTTCACCCTTTTCAACGCCCACGCAGACGAGATCGTGGCCGGCGCGACTGCCCTGGTCGTGCTGATGAAGGCGGTCGGAAAGGACGCGACGGCAGCGGCCAAGGCCACCGCCGACATCGACGAGATCGAGACCCGCGCGGACAAGCTGAACCACGACGTGATGGCGCTGATGCACTCCACGTTCATCACGCCGCTCGACCGCGACGAGATCCACCAGCTGATCTCGCGCATGGACGACGTGCTCGACACGATCCAGGACGTCGCCGAAACCGTCGCGCTGTATGACATTGCCGACGCCACCGAGGATGCCCTGCGCATCGCCGAGCTGTCTCTGTCCTGCGCCGAAAGCGTGCGCTCGGCGGTCGTGTTGCTGTCGAACATGGACAACGGCCGCGAGATCCTGCGCATCTGCCACGAGATCGACGGCTTCGAGGCCGATGCCGACCGCGTGCTGCGCAAGGCGCTGTCGCAGCTCTTCCGCGAGGAGCCCGACGTGCGCGTGGTCATCAAGATGAAGGGCGTGTATGAACTCCTCGAATCGGTCACCGACCGCTGCAAGGACGTCGCCAAGATCCTCGAATCCGTAGTGCTTGAAAACTCCTGA
- a CDS encoding inorganic phosphate transporter — protein sequence MATMEIGIATVMFLVVLALLFDFMNGFHDAANSIATIVSTGVLKPHQAVAWAAFFNIVALFLFQLKVAATIGKGTIDPAIVDHVVVFGALVGAIAWNVITWYYGIPSSSSHALIGGLVGAGVAKGGFGSLLAAGLIKTVVFILVSPLLGFLLGSILMVAVSWICFRTSQRKVDKWFRRLQFLSASLYSLGHGGNDAQKTIGIIWMLLIAAGISQNSDPVPVWVIVVCYLAIGLGTMFGGWRIVKTMGQRITKLKPVGGFCAETGGAMTLFLATALGIPVSTTHTITGAIVGVGSSRKVSAVRWGVAGSIVWAWILTIPCSALIAGGAWYVGRLVF from the coding sequence ATGGCAACTATGGAGATCGGGATCGCCACGGTGATGTTCCTCGTGGTGCTGGCCCTGCTGTTCGACTTCATGAACGGCTTCCACGACGCCGCGAACTCGATCGCGACCATTGTCTCGACCGGCGTGCTCAAGCCCCACCAGGCTGTCGCCTGGGCCGCGTTCTTCAATATCGTCGCGCTCTTCCTCTTTCAACTGAAGGTGGCCGCGACGATCGGCAAGGGCACCATCGACCCCGCCATCGTCGATCATGTCGTCGTGTTCGGTGCGCTGGTCGGGGCGATCGCCTGGAACGTGATCACGTGGTACTACGGTATCCCGTCGAGTTCCTCGCACGCGCTGATCGGCGGCCTGGTCGGCGCCGGGGTCGCCAAGGGCGGCTTCGGTTCGCTGCTTGCGGCCGGCCTCATCAAGACCGTCGTCTTCATCCTCGTGTCGCCGCTGCTGGGCTTCCTGCTCGGATCGATCCTGATGGTGGCCGTATCCTGGATCTGCTTCCGCACCTCGCAGCGCAAGGTGGACAAATGGTTCCGCCGCCTCCAGTTCCTGTCGGCCTCGCTCTACAGTCTCGGCCACGGCGGCAACGACGCGCAGAAGACCATCGGCATCATCTGGATGCTCCTGATCGCCGCCGGCATCAGCCAGAACTCGGACCCCGTGCCGGTATGGGTCATTGTCGTGTGCTACCTCGCAATCGGCCTCGGCACGATGTTCGGCGGCTGGCGCATCGTCAAGACCATGGGGCAGCGCATCACCAAGCTGAAACCGGTCGGCGGCTTCTGCGCCGAGACCGGTGGCGCGATGACGCTGTTCCTCGCCACCGCGCTCGGCATCCCGGTGTCGACCACCCACACGATCACCGGCGCCATCGTCGGCGTCGGCTCCTCGCGCAAGGTCTCCGCGGTGCGCTGGGGGGTCGCCGGAAGCATCGTGTGGGCGTGGATCCTGACGATCCCGTGCAGCGCGCTGATCGCCGGCGGTGCCTGGTACGTCGGTCGCCTGGTTTTCTGA
- the ndk gene encoding nucleoside-diphosphate kinase, which produces MAIERTLSIIKPDAVAKNVIGKIYQRFEDAGLKIVASKMAHLSEREAGQFYAVHKERPFFKDLVSFMVSGPVMIQVLEGENAIAKNRDLMGATDPKKAAPGTIRADFADSIDANAVHGSDAPETAAVEVAFFFPGMNVYAR; this is translated from the coding sequence ATGGCTATCGAACGCACCCTGTCCATCATCAAGCCCGACGCCGTCGCCAAGAACGTGATTGGCAAGATCTACCAGCGCTTCGAGGATGCGGGGCTGAAGATCGTCGCGTCGAAGATGGCGCACCTGTCCGAGCGCGAGGCCGGCCAGTTCTACGCCGTGCACAAGGAGCGCCCCTTCTTCAAGGATCTGGTGTCCTTCATGGTCTCCGGTCCGGTGATGATCCAGGTCCTGGAAGGCGAGAACGCCATCGCCAAGAACCGTGACCTGATGGGCGCCACCGATCCGAAGAAGGCGGCGCCGGGCACCATCCGCGCCGATTTCGCGGATTCCATCGACGCAAACGCTGTCCACGGTTCGGATGCTCCGGAAACCGCCGCGGTCGAAGTCGCGTTCTTCTTCCCGGGAATGAACGTTTACGCCCGCTAA
- the rlmN gene encoding 23S rRNA (adenine(2503)-C(2))-methyltransferase RlmN, with translation METPVNLLDFDVNGLVAWFAERGEKPFRARQVMRWMHRFGETEFDNMTDVAKSLRAKLAQEACIRPPQAIRDTISEDGTRKWLLDVGNANAVEAVFIPETNRGTLCISSQAGCALDCAFCSTGKQGFNRNLTAAEIIGQLWLANRLLGGTATPAGTKDADGDADNGRVISNVVMMGMGEPLANFDNVVTALRLMLDDHAYGLSRRRVTVSTSGIVPAMDRLRDECPVALAVSLHAPDDALRDRLVPINQKYPLRELMAACRRYLERAPRDFVTFEYVMLDGVNDTDAHARALVALVRDVPCKFNLIPFNPFPNSGFGRSQPERIRRFAGILLDAGIVTTTRKTRGDDVNAACGQLAGQVQDRTRRTVRLTKSMEDRA, from the coding sequence ATGGAAACACCGGTCAATCTGCTCGATTTCGACGTCAACGGTCTCGTCGCCTGGTTTGCCGAGCGCGGCGAGAAGCCCTTCCGTGCGCGCCAGGTGATGCGCTGGATGCACCGTTTCGGCGAAACCGAGTTCGACAACATGACCGACGTCGCGAAGAGCCTGCGCGCGAAGCTCGCCCAGGAGGCCTGCATCCGTCCGCCGCAGGCCATTCGCGACACCATCTCGGAAGACGGCACGCGCAAGTGGCTGCTCGACGTGGGCAACGCGAACGCGGTCGAGGCCGTGTTCATCCCCGAGACCAACCGCGGCACCCTGTGCATCTCGTCGCAGGCCGGCTGCGCGCTTGACTGCGCCTTTTGCTCGACCGGCAAGCAGGGTTTCAACCGCAACCTCACGGCGGCCGAGATCATCGGCCAGCTGTGGCTCGCGAACAGGCTGCTCGGCGGCACTGCGACGCCGGCTGGCACGAAGGACGCGGACGGCGATGCCGACAACGGCCGCGTCATCAGCAACGTCGTGATGATGGGCATGGGTGAGCCCCTCGCGAACTTCGACAACGTCGTCACGGCGCTGCGCCTGATGCTCGACGACCACGCCTACGGCCTGTCGCGCCGCCGCGTCACCGTGTCGACCTCGGGCATCGTGCCGGCAATGGACCGCCTGCGCGACGAATGCCCGGTCGCGCTCGCCGTTTCGCTGCATGCGCCCGACGACGCGCTGCGCGACCGCCTCGTGCCGATCAACCAGAAGTACCCGCTGCGCGAGCTGATGGCCGCGTGCCGGCGCTACCTCGAGCGCGCCCCGCGCGATTTCGTGACCTTCGAATACGTGATGCTCGACGGCGTCAACGATACCGACGCGCATGCGCGCGCGCTCGTCGCCCTGGTGCGCGACGTCCCGTGCAAGTTCAACCTGATCCCGTTCAACCCCTTCCCGAACTCCGGTTTCGGTCGTTCTCAGCCCGAACGCATACGCCGATTTGCCGGTATCCTGCTCGACGCGGGCATCGTGACGACGACCCGCAAGACGCGCGGCGACGACGTCAATGCCGCCTGCGGCCAACTCGCGGGGCAGGTGCAGGATCGTACGCGCCGCACCGTTCGCCTGACCAAATCGATGGAGGATCGTGCATGA
- the pilW gene encoding type IV pilus biogenesis/stability protein PilW has protein sequence MTRLFATLSLPLFMLALAGCNTTMNAAGTPLADRPVADTPVSGKGEATAKVHVELGVAYLQLGNYTVALDEARVALQSQYGYAPAYHLMGLVYMAIDDTNLARENFRRALEIAPNDPEFNNSYGWFQCITGNVEDGLARLSASARNPYYRTPTRPYTNAGLCHLRQGNDTAAEEEFRRAVQADPANYAAIYQLAGIAYRRGAYGTANTLLVDLHQQGEPTPQSVWLGLRTARHLGNRDAEASYAAQLRGRFADSPEYQLMTQGNYE, from the coding sequence ATGACCAGGCTCTTCGCGACGCTGTCACTTCCGCTGTTCATGCTGGCGCTCGCCGGCTGCAACACCACCATGAACGCGGCGGGAACCCCGCTTGCAGATCGTCCGGTGGCGGACACGCCGGTATCGGGCAAGGGCGAGGCGACGGCCAAGGTGCACGTCGAACTGGGCGTGGCTTACCTGCAGCTCGGCAACTACACCGTTGCGCTCGACGAAGCGCGCGTGGCGCTGCAGAGCCAGTACGGCTACGCGCCGGCTTATCACCTCATGGGCCTCGTGTACATGGCGATCGACGACACCAATCTTGCGCGCGAGAATTTCCGGCGCGCGCTCGAGATCGCGCCGAACGACCCCGAATTCAACAACAGTTACGGCTGGTTCCAGTGCATCACCGGCAACGTGGAGGACGGGCTCGCGCGGCTCTCCGCCTCGGCGCGCAATCCATACTACCGCACACCGACGCGGCCCTACACGAACGCCGGCCTGTGCCACCTGCGCCAGGGCAACGACACCGCGGCGGAAGAGGAATTCCGCCGCGCCGTGCAGGCCGATCCCGCGAACTACGCGGCGATCTACCAGCTTGCCGGCATTGCGTACCGGCGCGGCGCCTATGGCACTGCCAACACCCTGCTCGTCGACCTGCACCAGCAGGGTGAACCGACGCCGCAATCGGTGTGGCTGGGGCTGCGCACCGCGCGCCATCTGGGCAACCGCGACGCCGAAGCGAGTTATGCGGCACAACTGCGCGGCCGCTTTGCCGACAGCCCCGAATACCAGTTGATGACCCAGGGAAATTACGAGTGA
- a CDS encoding RodZ domain-containing protein, producing MTDVHLDQQGAAISDAAAMGAQLRQLREARGETASDVAHSLKLTSRQIEAMEAGRLDLLPGAAFARGFLRNYARYLGVEPATVLAAFEADVNARAVELVPVSNAVGVMPSGSGRRAMHIPVGLIAGVLLLAVLVGWYFDWFRMPARKAEVAEHVAESATQEMPAVTSAAAAPQGQVSESALVASGVVPSLPAPAATASEPQPASPPGAATGAAASAPVAAPQVPAAQAAPAAPAAPQAAAAVPADVPPAEGVEHIVFRFEGESWIEVRDARGGIIYSGTNGAGSTRTVQGKPPFALVVGNAKQVSIDYHGKPYDLKPFVRVSVARFTLE from the coding sequence GTGACAGACGTGCATCTGGACCAGCAGGGTGCGGCGATATCCGACGCTGCTGCGATGGGCGCGCAACTTCGCCAGTTGCGCGAGGCTCGCGGTGAAACCGCGAGCGACGTGGCGCATTCCCTCAAGCTGACCAGCCGGCAGATCGAGGCGATGGAAGCGGGGCGTCTCGATCTCCTGCCCGGCGCGGCCTTCGCCCGCGGCTTCCTGCGCAACTACGCCCGTTACCTCGGCGTCGAACCGGCAACCGTGCTGGCAGCGTTCGAGGCCGACGTCAACGCACGCGCGGTCGAACTCGTGCCAGTGTCGAACGCCGTAGGGGTCATGCCCAGCGGCAGCGGCAGGCGTGCGATGCACATCCCCGTCGGCCTGATTGCCGGGGTGTTGCTGCTCGCCGTCCTGGTCGGCTGGTATTTCGACTGGTTCCGCATGCCCGCCCGAAAAGCCGAGGTCGCCGAACACGTCGCCGAATCCGCGACGCAGGAGATGCCTGCCGTGACCAGTGCCGCTGCGGCTCCGCAGGGGCAGGTGTCGGAATCGGCACTCGTCGCGAGCGGCGTCGTGCCGTCGCTGCCGGCTCCTGCGGCCACGGCATCCGAGCCCCAGCCGGCCAGCCCCCCCGGGGCGGCGACCGGCGCAGCGGCCTCCGCGCCGGTCGCGGCACCCCAGGTTCCCGCAGCGCAGGCGGCGCCCGCTGCCCCTGCTGCGCCTCAGGCCGCGGCGGCGGTTCCCGCGGACGTGCCACCCGCCGAGGGCGTCGAGCACATCGTGTTCCGTTTCGAAGGGGAGTCCTGGATCGAAGTGCGCGACGCGCGCGGCGGCATCATCTATTCGGGCACCAACGGCGCCGGCTCCACGCGCACGGTGCAGGGCAAGCCGCCTTTCGCGCTCGTCGTCGGCAACGCAAAGCAGGTGTCGATCGACTACCACGGCAAGCCGTACGACCTGAAGCCCTTCGTACGCGTGAGTGTCGCGAGATTCACCCTGGAGTGA
- the ispG gene encoding flavodoxin-dependent (E)-4-hydroxy-3-methylbut-2-enyl-diphosphate synthase, which produces MATTASLDRPAGALARHRTRQVRVGRVLIGSDAPVVVQSMTNTDTADVLGTAMQIAELARAGSELVRITVNNEAAAKAVPHIRDRLLALNMDVPLVGDFHYNGHKLLADHPACAEALAKLRINPGNVGAGVKRDPQFAAIVEIACKYDKPVRIGVNWGSLDQSVLARVMDENARLATPRDAGAVMREALVVSALESAAKAEEYGLGGDRIILSAKVSSVQDLIAVYREMARRCEYPLHLGLTEAGMGSKGIVASSAALAVLLQEGIGDTIRISLTPEPNGSRAQEVVVAQEILQTMGLRAFTPMVTACPGCGRTTSTFFQELASTIQTYVREQMPVWREQYDGVESMTLAVMGCIVNGPGESKHANIGISLPGTGETPAAPVFVDGEKTVTLRGDNIATEFIAIIDNYVATRYTRKAA; this is translated from the coding sequence TTGGCAACAACCGCTTCCCTCGATCGTCCCGCCGGTGCGCTGGCGCGTCACCGGACGCGCCAGGTGCGCGTTGGTCGCGTCCTGATCGGCTCGGACGCGCCGGTCGTCGTGCAGTCGATGACCAATACCGACACCGCTGACGTGCTTGGCACCGCGATGCAGATCGCCGAGCTCGCACGTGCAGGCTCGGAACTGGTGCGCATCACGGTCAATAACGAGGCCGCGGCGAAGGCCGTGCCGCACATCCGCGACCGGCTGCTCGCGCTGAACATGGATGTCCCGCTGGTCGGCGATTTCCACTACAACGGCCACAAGCTGCTCGCCGATCATCCCGCCTGCGCCGAGGCGCTCGCGAAGCTGCGCATCAACCCCGGCAACGTCGGCGCGGGTGTCAAGCGCGACCCGCAGTTCGCCGCCATCGTCGAGATCGCGTGCAAGTACGACAAGCCCGTGCGCATCGGCGTGAACTGGGGCAGCCTCGACCAGTCCGTGCTCGCCCGCGTCATGGACGAGAACGCCCGCCTTGCCACGCCGCGCGACGCCGGCGCAGTCATGCGCGAGGCCCTCGTCGTGTCCGCCCTCGAATCCGCGGCCAAGGCCGAGGAATACGGCCTCGGCGGCGATCGCATCATCCTCTCGGCCAAGGTGTCGAGCGTGCAGGACCTCATCGCGGTGTATCGCGAGATGGCGCGCCGCTGCGAGTATCCGCTGCACCTCGGGCTGACCGAGGCCGGGATGGGTTCGAAGGGCATCGTCGCCTCGTCCGCCGCGCTTGCGGTGCTGCTGCAGGAAGGCATCGGCGACACGATCCGCATCTCGCTCACGCCCGAGCCCAACGGCAGCCGCGCGCAGGAAGTCGTCGTCGCGCAGGAAATCCTGCAGACCATGGGCCTGCGCGCCTTCACGCCGATGGTCACCGCCTGCCCGGGTTGCGGCCGCACGACCAGCACCTTCTTCCAGGAGCTCGCGTCGACGATCCAGACCTACGTGCGCGAGCAGATGCCCGTGTGGCGCGAGCAGTACGACGGCGTCGAGAGCATGACGCTCGCCGTCATGGGCTGCATCGTCAACGGCCCCGGCGAGAGCAAGCACGCCAACATCGGCATCTCGCTCCCCGGCACCGGCGAGACGCCCGCCGCCCCGGTGTTCGTCGACGGCGAAAAAACCGTTACGCTGCGTGGCGACAACATCGCCACCGAGTTCATTGCGATCATCGACAACTACGTCGCGACCAGATACACAAGAAAGGCGGCCTGA